One window of Magallana gigas chromosome 2, xbMagGiga1.1, whole genome shotgun sequence genomic DNA carries:
- the LOC105337559 gene encoding protein O-mannosyl-transferase TMTC1 produces MELNGNQSKMTENAKYIKIPEKFVICLLTAAAAVLCYLNSLNGDFVHDDLYAIKNNRDVTGKNSLWSIWGHDFWGKPMSDPRSHKSYRPVTVLSFRLNYHLGLGSPYSFHVVNVCLHAVMTLMLTYVCQTILRLPAQCCLMSGLLFAVHPIHTEAVSGIVGRADVLAGIFFLLSFISYFRSLELDKRPWDRGAPATKHWSLMAVSVSMATVSMLCKEQGIMVLSVCVLFDAVFYSRLIPQYRSWNKIKPFVCRFLFVAGMGLLILSVRLWIMRGKLPTFLHQDNPASFSSSLLARISTYGFLWFFNIWLLLFPSQLCYDWQIGSIPLVESLLDVRNLATVSLSIALLLLLLRCWKDAKTEEPNSAVISGVLLYGLPFIPASNLLFPVGFVVAERVLYLPSAGFCILVGYGADLLLKSFPQRKNMLVFLFASFLVVMATKTMSQNRVWRSRETLFVSGVRTLPHNAKTHYNYANYLKDIGEVESAKTHYQTALSLYPHLPSAHNNLGTLLNDTMAAEVHYEAALKITPDHKGAMINLGTSLITRGQYQRGKKWIDKVLDQDPENLDAIIVKAWVTMEEGDLTLAEKFYQRALQKDPRNAEALYYYGKYWQKRGDLERAVRLFRRSYLTDSGQWMAMVSAGDALKQLGKFHEAEEVLSRSLMISRSVPALDTLGLVYFHLGRVSDSINMYEEIQKLAPDNAESLVHYAQILGNMGESERAKEILTQVLQRNPQNSDALVQMSNVLGLQAKHSQALDYLRDAIRITLRENNRHKLETLFFQQANHYKDLKRYDEALQSYNETIKINPLQKDAHLNIGTILHLQRKYSKAKYHYELVLKQDPGNQLAKANLGKLNNILNRHT; encoded by the exons ATGGAATTGAATGGCAATCAGTCAAAGATGAcagaaaatgcaaaatatattaaaattccTGAAAAGTTTGTCATATGCCTGTTGACTGCTGCTGCAGCTGTCCTTTGTTACCTGAATTCTTTGAATGGAGATTTTGTGCATGATGATTTGTACGCCATCAAAAACAACAGGGATGTGACAGGGAAGAACTCATTGTGGTCCATCTGGGGCCATGACTTTTGGGGGAAGCCAATGTCAGACCCCCGCAGTCATAAATCTTACAGACCAGTCACTGTGCTTAGTTTTAG GTTGAACTACCATCTTGGTCTGGGATCTCCCTACAGCTTCCATGTTGTCAATGTCTGCCTCCATGCTGTAATGACCTTGATGTTGACCTATGTCTGTCAGACAATTCTCCGTCTCCCTGCCCAGTGCTGTCTGATGTCTGGTCTTCTGTTTGCAGTTCACCCTATCCATACTGAGGCA GTGTCGGGAATCGTCGGACGAGCCGATGTCCTGGCCGGTATCTTCTTCCTGCTATCATTTATCTCCTACTTCAG GAGCTTAGAGCTGGATAAACGGCCATGGGATAGAGGGGCACCTGCCACCAAACACTGGTCCCTGATGGCTGTCAGTGTATCCATGGCAACAGTCTCCATGCTGTGCAAGGAGCAAGGCATTATGGTCCTGTCTGTCTGTGTCCTATTTGATGCTGTATTCTACAGTAGACTGATTCCACAGTATAG atCTTGGAATAAAATAAAGCCATTTGTGTGTAGATTCCTCTTTGTGGCAGGAATG GGACTGCTAATTTTGTCTGTTCGGCTGTGGATAATGAGAGGGAAACTCCCAACCTTTCTACACCAGGACAATCCAGCCTCGTTTTCTTCCTCATTACTTGCAAG AATCTCAACCTATGGCTTCCTTTGGTTCTTCAACATTTGGCTGCTGTTGTTTCCATCACAGCTGTGTTATGATTGGCAGATAGGAAGTATTCCATTGGTGGAGAGTTTGTTGGATGTTCGTAACCTAGCAACAGTGTCATTGTCTATCGCTCTACTCCTTTTGTTGCTAAGATGCTGGAAAGATGCAAAG acaGAGGAGCCTAACTCAGCAGTGATATCTGGTGTTCTTCTTTACGGCCTGCCCTTCATCCCAGCATCTAATCTTCTGTTCCCTGTGGGCTTTGTTGTGGCAGAGAGGGTTTTATACTTGCCAAG TGCTGGATTCTGCATTTTAGTAGGATATGGTGCGGATCTTTTATTGAAAAGTTTTCCTCAAAGGAAAAACATGTTGGTTTTCCTTTTTGCAAGTTTTCTGGTAGTCATGGCAACCAAAACCATGAGCCAAAACAGAGTTTGGAGGTCAAGAGAGACCCTTTTTGT CTCTGGTGTGAGAACTCTTCCACACAATGCAAAAACTCACTACAACTATGCCAATTATCTCAAGGATATAGGGGAGGTAGAGTCAGCCAAAACTCACTACCAAACTGCTCTAAG CCTGTACCCACACTTGCCTAGTGCTCACAATAATCTGGGAACCCTTCTCAATGACACAATGGCAGCAGAAGTTCACTACGAGGCAGCACTGAAGATAACTCCGGATCACAAGGGGGCCATGATCAACCTCGGAACATctctcat TACAAGAGGTCAGTACCAAAGAGGTAAGAAATGGATTGACAAAGTCCTGGACCAGGATCCAGAAAACCTGGATGCCATTATTGTGAAGGCTTGGGTCACTATGGAGGAAGGGGACTTGACTCTGGCTGAGAAGTTCTATCAGAGAGCCCTACAGAAAGACCCTAGGAATGCAGAGGCCTTGTATTACTATGGGAAATACTGGCAGAAAAGAG GTGACCTTGAGAGGGCGGTGAGGTTGTTCAGGAGGTCGTACCTTACAGACTCGGGCCAGTGGATGGCCATGGTCAGTGCAGGAGATGCTCTCAAACAACTCGGCAAATTCCACGAGGCAGAGGAAGTACTCAGCAG ATCGCTAATGATAAGCCGCAGTGTTCCAGCATTAGATACTCTCGGACTTGTGTATTTTCATTTGGGGAGAGTGTCGGATTCCATAAACATGTATGAAGAAATCCAAAAATTGGCCCCCGATAATGCAGAGTCCCTTGTTCACTAT GCTCAGATACTTGGAAACATGGGAGAATCAGAGAGAGCGAAGGAGATTTTAACTCAGGTATTACAAAGAAATCCACAGAACTCGGACGCTTTGGTACAGATGTCCAATGTCCTAGGACTGCAGGCCAAACACTCACAG GCTTTGGATTACTTGAGAGATGCCATCAGGATAACTCTGAGAGAGAACAACAGGCACAAGCTAGAGACACTGTTTTTTCAGCAGGCCAATCATTACAAGGACTTAAAGAGATACGATGAAGCCTTACAG AGCTACAATGAAACCATAAAAATAAATCCTCTACAAAAGGATGCTCATCTCAACATAGGAACCATCCTACATCTACAG AGAAAATACAGCAAGGCAAAGTACCATTATGAGCTAGTCCTGAAACAAGACCCTGGAAACCAATTAGCCAAAGCAAACCTAGGGAAACTAAATAATATTCTGAACAGACATACATAG
- the LOC105337572 gene encoding RNA-binding protein 41 isoform X2, translating into MDLSLQKKRWRPEIAPPDEEVITEGQKQLKNLLDKQLQKDVTIQQQLSQKRTFTSASAHCPAVNSLSGLTSLDQFQEVDKLDAYTEELKKCGLTDEEIQLKMMADDSNKPQKKRNFGIDPSIMKERLQKIQEKIEKKNVDLDQKDKFHGQKALTRHEMELERSLLRDCNSDDKKKVMNALTTVLDPRERTLPNDPMSQLPEILENITKGSSQGKSKRRKRKQKNKEPTSDEIDMKGLLSDGSRVVTTESYTFDSSTNRVQEEREIGDVATCEPRPRNPVPEVSLEDIQNNRLAIEEIKNLPRFENYAPGELSKILYLKNLSNKVHQQDLESIFNKFLPEGVGGLEYRVLTGRMRGQAFITFPDTNSASRALEHVNGYLLKDRPIIIQYGRKNSSSNSPT; encoded by the exons ATGGACCTGTCACTACAAAAGAAGAGATGGAGACCAGAGATAGCCCCACCAGATGAAGAGGTTATCACAGAGGGGCAGAAACAACTCAAGAATCTGCTGGACAAACAACTACAGAAGGATGTCACCATACAGCA ACAACTGTCCCAGAAGCGGACTTTCACATCTGCATCTGCCCACTGTCCAGCTGTCAACTCCCTCTCAGGGCTGACGTCTCTGGACCAGTTTCAAGAAGTTGACAAGCTTGATGCTTACACAGAAGAACTGAAGAAATGTGGTTTGACAGACGAGGAGATTCAGCTCAAAATGATGGCAGATGATTCAAACAAG cctcagaaaaaaagaaactttgGAATAGACCCATCAATCATGAAGGAAAGGCTACAGAAAATTcaggaaaaaattgaaaagaaaaacgtAGATTTAGATCAAAAGGATAAATTTCATGGCCAAAAAGCTTTGACAAGGCATGAAATGGAATTGGAAAGGTCACTTCTACGGGACTGTAACTCTGATGACAAGAAAAAGGTAATGAATGCATTGACAACGGTTCTTGATCCAAGGGAAAGAACTCTGCCTAATGATCCAATGAGCCAGCTCCCAGAAATACTGGAGAATATCACAAAAGGATCCAGCCAAGGAAAGTCAAAAAGGCGTAAACGGAAACAGAAAAACAAGGAACCTACATCTGATGAGATTGATATGAAAGGCTTACTAAGTGATGGGAGTAGAGTGGTTACTACAGAAAGTTATACTTTTGATTCAAGTACAAATAGGGTACAGGAGGAAAGAGAAATTGGTGATGTTGCGACGTGTGAACCAAGGCCCAGAAATCCGGTACCAGAGGTTTCTTTAGAGGATATTCAGAACAACAGACTAGCAATTGAGGAAATCAAAAACTTACCTCGATTTGAGAACTATGCACCAGGTGAACTCAGCAAA ATTCTCTACTTGAAGAACCTATCAAATAAAGTTCATCAGCAAGATCTTGAGTCCATAttcaacaaatttttaccagAGGGTGTTGGTGGTTTAGAGTATCGAGTGCTGACAGGCAGAATGAGGGGACAAGCTTTTATTACATTTCCTG ataCTAATTCAGCATCCCGTGCTTTGGAGCATGTGAACGGTTATTTACTGAAAGACAGACCTATCATCATCCAGTATGGTAGAAAGAACTCCAGTAGCAATTCTCCAACATAA
- the LOC105337572 gene encoding RNA-binding protein 41 isoform X1, with protein MDLSLQKKRWRPEIAPPDEEVITEGQKQLKNLLDKQLQKDVTIQQQLSQKRTFTSASAHCPAVNSLSGLTSLDQFQEVDKLDAYTEELKKCGLTDEEIQLKMMADDSNKPQKKRNFGIDPSIMKERLQKIQEKIEKKNVDLDQKDKFHGQKALTRHEMELERSLLRDCNSDDKKKVMNALTTVLDPRERTLPNDPMSQLPEILENITKGSSQGKSKRRKRKQKNKEPTSDEIDMKGLLSDGSRVVTTESYTFDSSTNRVQEEREIGDVATCEPRPRNPVPEVSLEDIQNNRLAIEEIKNLPRFENYAPGELSKTLVEGWWRFMVKQVQTSYTITFVPSQQILYLKNLSNKVHQQDLESIFNKFLPEGVGGLEYRVLTGRMRGQAFITFPDTNSASRALEHVNGYLLKDRPIIIQYGRKNSSSNSPT; from the exons ATGGACCTGTCACTACAAAAGAAGAGATGGAGACCAGAGATAGCCCCACCAGATGAAGAGGTTATCACAGAGGGGCAGAAACAACTCAAGAATCTGCTGGACAAACAACTACAGAAGGATGTCACCATACAGCA ACAACTGTCCCAGAAGCGGACTTTCACATCTGCATCTGCCCACTGTCCAGCTGTCAACTCCCTCTCAGGGCTGACGTCTCTGGACCAGTTTCAAGAAGTTGACAAGCTTGATGCTTACACAGAAGAACTGAAGAAATGTGGTTTGACAGACGAGGAGATTCAGCTCAAAATGATGGCAGATGATTCAAACAAG cctcagaaaaaaagaaactttgGAATAGACCCATCAATCATGAAGGAAAGGCTACAGAAAATTcaggaaaaaattgaaaagaaaaacgtAGATTTAGATCAAAAGGATAAATTTCATGGCCAAAAAGCTTTGACAAGGCATGAAATGGAATTGGAAAGGTCACTTCTACGGGACTGTAACTCTGATGACAAGAAAAAGGTAATGAATGCATTGACAACGGTTCTTGATCCAAGGGAAAGAACTCTGCCTAATGATCCAATGAGCCAGCTCCCAGAAATACTGGAGAATATCACAAAAGGATCCAGCCAAGGAAAGTCAAAAAGGCGTAAACGGAAACAGAAAAACAAGGAACCTACATCTGATGAGATTGATATGAAAGGCTTACTAAGTGATGGGAGTAGAGTGGTTACTACAGAAAGTTATACTTTTGATTCAAGTACAAATAGGGTACAGGAGGAAAGAGAAATTGGTGATGTTGCGACGTGTGAACCAAGGCCCAGAAATCCGGTACCAGAGGTTTCTTTAGAGGATATTCAGAACAACAGACTAGCAATTGAGGAAATCAAAAACTTACCTCGATTTGAGAACTATGCACCAGGTGAACTCAGCAAA ACATTGGTAGAAGGTTGGTGGAGATTCATGGTGAAACAAGTGCAAACATCTTACACGATAACTTTTGTTCCATCTCAACAGATTCTCTACTTGAAGAACCTATCAAATAAAGTTCATCAGCAAGATCTTGAGTCCATAttcaacaaatttttaccagAGGGTGTTGGTGGTTTAGAGTATCGAGTGCTGACAGGCAGAATGAGGGGACAAGCTTTTATTACATTTCCTG ataCTAATTCAGCATCCCGTGCTTTGGAGCATGTGAACGGTTATTTACTGAAAGACAGACCTATCATCATCCAGTATGGTAGAAAGAACTCCAGTAGCAATTCTCCAACATAA